Proteins from a genomic interval of Chionomys nivalis chromosome 7, mChiNiv1.1, whole genome shotgun sequence:
- the LOC130878186 gene encoding RNA-binding protein 3-like translates to MSSEEGKLFVGGLNFNTDEQALEDHFNSFGPIFEVVVVKDRETQRSRGFGFITFTNPEHASDALRAMNGESLDGRQIRVDHAGKSARGTRGGAFGAHGRGRSYSRGGGDQGYGSGRYDSRPGGYGYGYGRSRDYSGSQGGYDRYSGGNYRDNYDN, encoded by the coding sequence ATGTCTTCTGAAGAAGGGAAACTCTTCGTTGGAGGGCTCAACTTCAATACCGATGAGCAGGCACTCGAAGACCACTTCAACAGCTTTGGGCCTATCTTTGAGGTGGTTGTTGTCAAGGACCGGGAGACTCAAAGATCCCGGGGTTTTGGCTTCATCACCTTCACCAACCCAGAGCATGCCTCAGACGCCTTGAGAGCCATGAATGGAGAGTCTCTGGATGGGCGCCAGATCCGTGTGGACCATGCAGGCAAGTCTGCCCGGGGAACCAGAGGGGGTGCCTTTGGGGCCCATGGGCGCGGTCGCAGCTACTCTAGAGGTGGTGGAGACCAGGGCTATGGAAGTGGAAGATACGACAGTAGACCTGGAGGATATGGGTACGGGTATGGCCGGTCTAGAGACTACAGTGGCAGCCAGGGTGGTTATGACCGCTATTCAGGAGGAAATTACAGAGACAATTATGACAACTGA